Proteins encoded within one genomic window of Cyprinus carpio isolate SPL01 chromosome B22, ASM1834038v1, whole genome shotgun sequence:
- the LOC109058516 gene encoding DNA-binding protein RFXANK-like has translation MENRNDENAVNHSTTLTNKQRGNEVTVRPATLDNLSIHQLAAHGEISQLELHLSKDSSLLNSQDERGFTPLMWAAAFGEIMMVEFLLQKGADPRTLARERESALSLASAGGFADIVNILLQHGVDIDSYDWNGGTPLLYAVRGNHTKCVEALLRCGADITFEADSGYSPVALAVALGHKKVQKLLEDHILKLFREPVSVSENT, from the exons ATGGAAAACCGAAATGATGAAAATGCAGTAAACCACTCGACCACTCTGACAAATAAACAGCGGGGGAATGAGGTCACAGTCCGACCCGCCACTTTAGACA ACCTCTCAATTCATCAGCTGGCAGCCCATGGAGAGATTTCACAACTGGAATTACATTTGTCCAAAG ACAGTTCTCTACTTAACAGTCAAGATGAGCGAGGTTTCACACCACTAATGTGGGCTGCTGCATTTGGAGAGATAATGATGGTGGAGTTCCTCCTTCAGAAG GGAGCAGATCCGAGAACACTcgccagagaaagagaaagtgccTTGTCTTTGGCCAGCGCTGGAGGATTTGCCGATATTGTTAATATTCTCCTTCAACATGGTGTTGATATTGATTCCTATGACTGG AATGGTGGGACCCCTCTTCTGTATGCAGTTCGTGGGAATCACACAAAATGTGTTGAAGCTCTCTTAA GATGTGGGGCAGATATCACGTTTGAGGCAGACTCTGGCTACAGTCCTGTTGCTCTCGCTGTTGCATTGGGCCACAAAAAAG TGCAAAAACTGCTTGAAGATCATATTTTGAAGCTCTTCCGGGAACCAGTTTCAGTGTCTGAAAACACATGA
- the LOC109047848 gene encoding BLOC-1-related complex subunit 8-like isoform X1, translating to MEDQEMQLKVKRVTDKFTESMYVLANEPSIALYRLQEHVRRSLPELVQHKTDMQSWEEQSQGAIYTVEYACSAVKSMTNSSLYFKNIDGLLRQAISLKEQISSSQGRSDVKPAINANDTPTHTSVTAP from the exons ATGGAGGATCAAGAAATGCAGTTGAAAGTAAAAAGAG tGACTGATAAATTCACAGAGAGTATGTATGTTTTGGCCAATGAGCCGTCGATAGCGCTTTATAGGTTACAAGAGCACGTCAGGAGATCTCTACCAGAGCTCGTGCAACACAAG ACAGACATGCAGAGTTGGGAGGAACAAAGTCAAGGAGCAATCTACACTGTTGAATATGCGTGCAG tgCGGTTAAAAGCATGACGAATAGTAGTCTTTATTTCAAGAATATAGACGGTCTGCTCCGGCAAGCCATTTCACTGAAGGAACAGATCAGCAGCTCACAGGGTCGCAG TGATGTGAAACCTGCAATTAATGCAAAtgatacacccacacacacttcaGTCACAGCTCCTTGA
- the LOC109047848 gene encoding BLOC-1-related complex subunit 8-like isoform X2, translating to MEDQEMQLKVKRVTDKFTESMYVLANEPSIALYRLQEHVRRSLPELVQHKTDMQSWEEQSQGAIYTVEYACSAVKSMTNSSLYFKNIDGLLRQAISLKEQISSSQGRRKRALDPGMLKDGVEKHSSGI from the exons ATGGAGGATCAAGAAATGCAGTTGAAAGTAAAAAGAG tGACTGATAAATTCACAGAGAGTATGTATGTTTTGGCCAATGAGCCGTCGATAGCGCTTTATAGGTTACAAGAGCACGTCAGGAGATCTCTACCAGAGCTCGTGCAACACAAG ACAGACATGCAGAGTTGGGAGGAACAAAGTCAAGGAGCAATCTACACTGTTGAATATGCGTGCAG tgCGGTTAAAAGCATGACGAATAGTAGTCTTTATTTCAAGAATATAGACGGTCTGCTCCGGCAAGCCATTTCACTGAAGGAACAGATCAGCAGCTCACAGGGTCGCAG GAAAAGAGCTTTGGATCCTGGCATGCTAAAGGATGGAGTGGAAAAGCACAGCTCTGGGATATAA
- the LOC109047833 gene encoding transmembrane protein 221-like, producing MTHSYSQRSLVVLAFLGILSGIMSVLSVILIFQLQTQQAAIKDSSTLGSSEITAVLMPVSTVLSALSLTLNLSSVVVCLLHSYFATEICRGEPDAQRADWFLLDSRVVRHVTIGLFCLGVSVYLAAMSIYMLLVFEVETGIASVCVLSSGVLVLLLIVIHSSIRAAHTAKHFRNEHAHTMYHSNPENIAGIRTLNLSIAEKPRRQHSLANLDSHFINPAHIDPKLQYSASNGPRSDKDGYSSGGSRRTHRTLSTESDLFQAQTKPWNGVNSEMRSVLARKATIKDSTLV from the exons ATGACGCATTCCTACAGTCAGCGTTCTCTCGTGGTACTCGCGTTTTTAGGGATTTTGTCCGGAATAATGTCCGTATTGTCCGTCATTTTGATCTTCCAGCTCCAAACGCAACAGGCCGCTATAAAGGATTCGTCTACTTTAGGGTCGAGTGAGATTACAGCTGTGTTAATGCCCGTTTCCACGGTCCTCTCAGCCTTGTCTCTGACACTCAACTTGAGCTCagttgttgtgtgtttgcttCACAGCTATTTCGCTACTGAAATATGCCGAGGAGAACCAGATGCACAAAG GGCCGACTGGTTTCTTTTGGATAGTAGGGTTGTTCGGCATGTGACCATTGGACTGTTTTGCCTCGGAGTTTCAGTTTACTTGGCTG ccATGTCTATTTACATGTTATTGGTGTTTGAAGTTGAGACGGGCATAGCCAGTGTGTGCGTGCTTTCCTCCGGTGTTCTCGTCCTGCTACTTATCGTTATTCACTCCTCAATACGGGCCGCACATACAGCCAAACACTTCCGCAATGAACATGCCCACACCATGTACCACAGCAACCCTGAAAACATCGCTGGAATCCGTACGTTGAACCTAAGCATTGCGGAAAAGCCACGGAGGCAGCACAGCTTAGCCAACCTGGACAGCCATTTCATCAACCCCGCTCACATCGATCCTAAATTGCAGTACTCTGCATCTAACGGCCCTCGGAGCGATAAGGACGGCTACAGTAGCGGTGGGAGCAGACGGACGCACCGGACACTTTCGACAGAGTCTGACCTGTTTCAAGCACAGACCAAACCCTGGAACGGAGTCAACAGCGAGATGAGATCTGTGCTTGCTAGAAAAGCCACGATCAAGGATTCAACTTTAGTATGA